One part of the Tunicatimonas pelagia genome encodes these proteins:
- a CDS encoding ABC transporter ATP-binding protein: protein MSDVAIRVENLGKQYQLGGQKSGSFRESLSTLFRRREKGPGRRAKRRKENGVDNPSSVLHSPSSDNEFWALQDINFEIKRGEAVGIIGRNGAGKSTLLKILSRITEPTKGRYEIFGRVSSLLEVGTGFHPELTGRENVYLNGTILGMKRREVKAKFDEIVAFSGVEKFIDTPVKHYSSGMQVRLAFAVAAHLEPEILIIDEVLAVGDAEFQKKCLGKMEDVTGEGRTVLFVSHNMGAVQSLCNKAIYLKSGKVNQIGETSKIITTYFGELSDKNALAYELKTNIPSLVVQELGVQVEDTGFNKDIIFDIDIRSETPIRDLSIGIGICNSLSNRLITTERKVNISNKRHLYQIGISNHYLPPGNYEVAFGLGLNSKAVYYSDNLIQFSISSKEIANSYLVGRSDKIGVFLPNEIKEKKEGVNILLQSVSNQP from the coding sequence ATGTCCGACGTTGCAATTCGGGTAGAAAATTTAGGAAAGCAATACCAACTCGGTGGTCAGAAAAGTGGCTCCTTCCGGGAAAGCTTGTCTACGCTCTTCCGGCGCAGGGAGAAAGGACCGGGTCGCCGGGCGAAACGGAGAAAGGAAAACGGAGTAGATAATCCGTCTTCCGTCCTCCATTCTCCCTCCTCCGATAATGAATTTTGGGCCTTACAAGACATCAACTTTGAAATTAAGCGGGGCGAAGCTGTGGGTATCATTGGGCGTAATGGCGCAGGAAAGAGCACCCTGCTCAAGATACTCTCCCGCATTACCGAACCGACGAAAGGGCGCTATGAAATATTTGGCCGGGTATCGTCCTTACTAGAAGTAGGCACTGGCTTCCACCCCGAACTCACCGGACGGGAGAACGTCTACCTCAACGGCACTATTTTAGGGATGAAGCGCCGGGAAGTGAAAGCCAAGTTTGACGAGATTGTTGCCTTCTCCGGAGTAGAAAAATTTATTGATACCCCCGTAAAACACTACAGCAGTGGCATGCAAGTGCGTCTGGCTTTCGCCGTCGCCGCCCACCTAGAACCCGAGATACTGATTATTGACGAGGTGCTGGCGGTAGGAGATGCTGAGTTTCAAAAAAAATGCTTAGGCAAGATGGAGGATGTGACCGGAGAGGGGCGGACGGTGCTATTTGTGAGCCATAATATGGGGGCGGTGCAAAGCCTTTGCAATAAAGCTATATACCTAAAAAGTGGAAAGGTAAATCAGATAGGTGAAACGTCTAAAATAATAACCACATACTTTGGAGAACTTTCGGACAAGAATGCCTTAGCTTATGAGTTAAAGACTAATATTCCGAGCCTGGTAGTGCAAGAGTTAGGGGTACAGGTGGAAGACACAGGTTTTAATAAAGATATTATTTTTGATATTGACATTAGGTCAGAAACACCTATCAGGGACTTAAGCATTGGTATAGGAATATGTAATTCTTTATCCAATAGGTTAATTACAACCGAGAGGAAGGTTAATATTTCCAATAAAAGGCACTTGTATCAAATCGGAATATCTAATCATTATTTGCCACCCGGCAACTATGAAGTTGCCTTTGGCTTAGGACTAAACTCAAAAGCTGTTTACTATTCAGATAATCTAATACAGTTTAGCATTAGTAGTAAAGAGATAGCAAACTCTTACCTAGTCGGTCGGAGCGATAAGATAGGGGTGTTTTTGCCAAATGAAATTAAAGAAAAAAAGGAAGGGGTAAATATTTTATTGCAGAGTGTATCAAATCAACCGTAA
- a CDS encoding response regulator transcription factor, translating to MTNPPAMTQETKITIIEDNDVVRDGFALLISSVSQHRVVNTYESCEGAIKNLAYDCPDIILMDLELPGMHGVEGIRRIKKLLPEVNILVISVHANSELVFQALCAGASGYITKNAGHSKILDAITEVKKGGAPMSSQIARMVVQSFQKNTNSPLTSRETEVLELLAKGKSYSAIANDLFVHKETIKSHIKNIYGKLQVNSKADAIEKAIKQRLI from the coding sequence ATGACCAATCCACCAGCAATGACCCAGGAGACTAAAATTACTATTATAGAAGATAATGATGTGGTTCGGGATGGATTTGCCCTACTCATTAGTAGCGTGAGTCAGCATCGGGTCGTCAATACCTACGAATCGTGCGAAGGAGCCATTAAGAACTTGGCCTACGATTGTCCTGACATCATTTTAATGGATCTAGAACTACCCGGTATGCATGGAGTAGAGGGTATTCGCCGAATTAAGAAATTACTACCCGAAGTAAATATTCTGGTTATATCGGTACATGCTAACAGCGAACTAGTATTCCAAGCACTTTGCGCGGGGGCTAGCGGGTACATCACTAAAAACGCCGGACACTCCAAAATTTTAGATGCTATTACCGAGGTGAAGAAAGGTGGGGCACCTATGAGTAGCCAGATTGCCCGGATGGTGGTTCAGTCTTTTCAGAAGAATACCAATTCGCCACTCACCTCCCGCGAAACCGAAGTCTTAGAGCTGCTAGCCAAAGGCAAAAGCTACTCGGCTATTGCCAATGATCTGTTTGTACATAAGGAGACGATTAAATCCCACATCAAAAATATCTACGGCAAACTTCAGGTAAACAGCAAAGCCGATGCCATTGAAAAAGCCATCAAGCAGCGATTAATTTAA
- a CDS encoding FkbM family methyltransferase encodes MSLTILDIGARHGIKTIFPNFLDPSRYYGLSYLNKKNLSFIGVEPDEDGAIDLRAGGDYDKVISKALYSRKGKQTLYITRQPACSSLLKPDQQAIKENIDIEWWKDLEVINEIKVDTTTLGELCDQYSINPDFIKIDTQGVEYEVVEGGMEYIKNTVAVLAELCEKPWYEGQKDAASFIFLMKNLGFEVVAKNFKPHVPTERDYLFVKEYQKIENEKDLGKAIFIYYLFGKEKEAMTVINKYCKKESLSLRQSWALKARYTVNVLRWNFLYVFLYKSINKFKAKSKWLSI; translated from the coding sequence ATGAGTTTAACTATTTTAGATATAGGAGCTAGGCATGGGATAAAAACAATTTTTCCTAATTTTCTAGATCCATCTCGCTACTATGGATTGTCATATCTTAATAAAAAGAATCTATCGTTTATAGGTGTTGAACCTGATGAAGATGGGGCAATTGATCTAAGGGCTGGAGGAGATTATGATAAAGTCATTTCTAAAGCATTATATAGTAGAAAAGGAAAACAAACTTTGTACATCACGCGGCAGCCAGCTTGTTCTTCGCTGTTAAAACCAGATCAACAAGCTATTAAAGAAAATATTGATATCGAATGGTGGAAAGATCTTGAAGTAATTAACGAAATAAAAGTGGATACAACTACTTTAGGAGAGTTGTGTGATCAGTACTCAATAAATCCAGACTTTATTAAGATTGACACACAAGGCGTAGAGTATGAAGTGGTAGAAGGTGGAATGGAGTATATTAAAAATACAGTGGCAGTTTTAGCAGAGTTGTGTGAAAAACCTTGGTATGAAGGGCAGAAGGATGCGGCCTCATTCATTTTTCTAATGAAAAATTTAGGCTTTGAAGTTGTCGCTAAAAACTTTAAACCTCATGTACCTACCGAAAGAGATTATCTTTTCGTGAAAGAGTACCAAAAGATAGAAAATGAAAAAGATTTAGGTAAGGCGATATTTATATATTACTTGTTTGGCAAAGAGAAAGAGGCTATGACAGTAATTAATAAATACTGTAAAAAAGAGTCTTTATCGTTGAGGCAAAGCTGGGCATTAAAAGCTAGGTATACCGTTAATGTGCTACGTTGGAATTTCCTATATGTCTTCCTATATAAAAGCATTAACAAGTTTAAAGCCAAGAGCAAATGGTTAAGTATATAG
- a CDS encoding PAS domain S-box protein, protein MLNLYFFSFTKKYLLLWVAFCWALPSNSLAQYYSFAHYSIEEGLPQTSVNHFAQDQFGYLWVATSGGLSRFDGQNFQNFGMQDGLSSSYVTHILETSNKQLAIATYNGLTIYDGDTFTSYTITNQSGKNLEVRRVFEHSNGRLLLLLPQNQLAFWSPDTVNLLSIPDIMAEKYITGMVQTSPDTYWATTYDGDLLNFNGAEWEMLSVTHPSQPNFNRLYRDESGQFWLIGEQGLFTYQPKDTVFREFVFKSDLPGAVFSLMSDTEERMWAATANGVFCFNPKTGKVNPKSHGLDGSVVRDIFQDREGNIWFGSYDEGMFKFRGETFTHLRTEHGLYEKSVFSIIKDRRDDYWFSYIPGGLDRYDGEKVHHYGPKEGLLNDFIYCSVEDSAGNLWFGSSYGLTRYDGESFYSIPPDELPNRRILSSFRDSDNNLWFGTAQGVVKYQNGQFASVQGKRGQQCNSAITVIDQMNDQRMVFGTKEGVYLWDGTEYTLLLEDYAAQSEYVLTMALDDHQSLWFSTINGLLFRYYFSTGELLKMHEKTDVPPEIIYTMEVAHDGSLVMGTQRGVYRFLLNQRGEVKQMMSYGKNDGFTGMESNANASFVEEDGSIWMGTVDGAYKLQPKTQLEQLTPLVPHLTEVQLQYQTVDWNEHVDSVQSWFQIPVDLTLSHRENHIIFFYQGVSLLNADKVCYQFKLDNFDEAWSPVTKRTEAVYANVPPGNYTFQVRSRNARGVWSEPTAFAFSVSPPFWQTWWFYLGLATLIGLLIRTYSLWNLRNERKQRKELELEVNKRTQEIQNLNDSLEDRVHQRTYQLEESTRQLAEEVQLREKHQRRVARQEREYRLLVNNLREVIFKSDTDGYFTFLNKRWEAFTGYSVEESLGQNYLVIIHPEEQEKYSTYQQKLLTGDLPFIEEELRVVKKDGTIVWGKVSARIERNAEGNPAGISGSLMDIDQRKQAEFALRGSEEKYRFLAENTQDIITLQDLSMGYTYVSPRIREVAGHDPENLIGKTSFEFLHPDDRDTYEAFRRQVMEKQELASTTLRFMTTTGVYHYYETSLKPIFDENQRVIHFISSSRDVTQKVKLTQEIEKVRKKVAQDFHDEMGNNLASISVLSQIIQSKLGVQTNGIGSLLTKIDTASKNLFYGTRDFIWAIDPRNDNVQEVYFNLKDFGEELFENTGISFLASFETCEEQQGLNLPSGWSHQIVLIFKEALTNALKYAQANTVQLEFNVCDDAFEAILQDDGVGFDLHSSQQTFRGIKNMQERARKIGLHLGLKSACQQGTKVNLRGKITQNGVEN, encoded by the coding sequence TACCTATAATGGGTTGACTATTTACGATGGGGATACTTTCACGTCGTATACCATTACCAATCAATCGGGAAAAAACTTAGAGGTGCGGCGGGTATTTGAGCATAGCAATGGACGACTTTTATTATTGCTTCCGCAAAATCAGTTGGCTTTCTGGAGTCCGGATACCGTTAATTTATTGTCTATTCCGGACATAATGGCCGAAAAATATATCACTGGCATGGTGCAAACTTCGCCAGATACTTACTGGGCCACTACTTACGATGGAGATCTGCTTAACTTTAACGGGGCTGAGTGGGAAATGCTATCGGTAACCCATCCTAGCCAACCCAACTTCAATAGGCTGTACCGCGATGAATCTGGTCAGTTTTGGCTGATCGGTGAACAGGGCTTATTTACTTACCAGCCTAAAGACACAGTATTTCGTGAGTTTGTGTTTAAAAGCGATTTGCCGGGAGCGGTTTTTTCTCTTATGTCGGATACCGAAGAGCGCATGTGGGCTGCCACAGCTAATGGTGTTTTTTGTTTTAACCCGAAAACAGGTAAGGTTAACCCGAAAAGTCATGGGTTGGACGGTTCGGTAGTACGGGATATTTTTCAGGATCGAGAGGGAAATATCTGGTTTGGTTCTTACGACGAAGGCATGTTTAAATTCCGAGGGGAAACGTTCACCCACCTTCGTACTGAACACGGCCTATACGAAAAGTCGGTCTTCTCAATCATTAAAGATCGGCGAGACGACTACTGGTTCAGCTATATTCCAGGTGGCCTTGACCGCTACGACGGAGAAAAAGTGCATCACTACGGCCCTAAGGAAGGTTTATTAAATGACTTTATCTACTGTAGTGTAGAAGATAGTGCAGGCAACCTCTGGTTTGGGTCAAGCTACGGACTTACCCGTTACGATGGAGAGTCGTTTTACAGCATCCCTCCCGACGAACTTCCAAACCGACGCATACTTTCTTCCTTTCGCGATAGCGATAACAATCTCTGGTTTGGAACCGCCCAGGGGGTAGTTAAATACCAAAATGGGCAGTTTGCTTCAGTGCAAGGAAAGCGGGGACAACAGTGTAATTCGGCGATTACCGTTATCGATCAAATGAATGACCAGCGGATGGTATTCGGTACCAAAGAAGGGGTGTATCTGTGGGATGGCACGGAATATACCCTGCTCTTGGAAGACTACGCTGCCCAAAGTGAATATGTGCTAACCATGGCACTAGACGACCACCAAAGCTTGTGGTTCTCTACAATTAATGGTTTGTTATTTCGCTACTACTTTTCAACGGGTGAATTACTGAAGATGCACGAGAAAACCGATGTGCCCCCGGAGATAATCTATACGATGGAAGTTGCTCACGACGGTAGCTTGGTGATGGGAACCCAACGAGGGGTATATCGCTTTTTGCTGAATCAGCGAGGCGAAGTAAAGCAAATGATGAGCTACGGTAAAAACGATGGGTTTACCGGAATGGAGTCAAACGCTAATGCTTCATTTGTAGAAGAAGACGGTAGCATTTGGATGGGAACAGTAGACGGTGCGTACAAACTGCAACCAAAGACACAACTAGAACAATTAACTCCATTAGTCCCTCACTTAACCGAAGTACAGCTTCAGTACCAGACAGTAGACTGGAACGAGCACGTGGATAGTGTGCAATCTTGGTTTCAGATACCGGTTGATTTAACGCTTTCGCATCGGGAGAACCATATTATTTTCTTTTACCAAGGAGTTAGTTTATTGAATGCCGATAAAGTATGTTACCAATTTAAGCTTGACAACTTTGATGAGGCCTGGTCGCCCGTTACCAAGCGTACCGAAGCAGTCTACGCCAATGTACCACCTGGCAACTACACATTTCAAGTGCGGTCCCGTAACGCGCGGGGCGTCTGGAGTGAACCGACTGCATTTGCTTTCAGCGTTTCTCCGCCCTTCTGGCAAACCTGGTGGTTCTACTTAGGGTTAGCCACACTTATTGGCTTATTAATTCGAACCTACTCACTGTGGAATCTTAGAAACGAGCGCAAACAGCGAAAAGAACTGGAGCTCGAGGTAAATAAACGTACCCAAGAAATTCAGAACCTAAACGATAGTTTGGAAGATCGGGTGCATCAGCGCACCTACCAGTTAGAAGAGTCGACCCGGCAGCTAGCCGAAGAGGTGCAACTTCGAGAAAAACACCAGCGGCGGGTAGCCCGTCAGGAACGAGAATATCGCTTACTGGTAAATAACCTTCGGGAGGTGATTTTTAAATCTGATACTGACGGCTATTTTACCTTTCTGAATAAACGGTGGGAAGCGTTTACTGGCTACTCAGTAGAAGAAAGTCTAGGGCAGAATTATTTAGTAATCATTCACCCGGAAGAGCAAGAGAAGTATTCAACCTATCAGCAAAAATTATTGACTGGCGACCTGCCATTTATAGAAGAAGAGCTACGGGTAGTTAAAAAAGACGGTACCATTGTGTGGGGCAAAGTATCGGCTCGCATTGAGCGAAACGCTGAGGGAAATCCGGCGGGTATTAGCGGTAGTTTAATGGATATTGACCAGCGTAAGCAAGCCGAGTTTGCGTTGCGCGGTAGCGAAGAGAAGTATCGGTTCTTAGCTGAGAATACGCAGGATATTATTACCCTTCAGGATCTGAGTATGGGCTACACCTACGTTTCGCCCCGCATTCGGGAGGTGGCAGGGCACGACCCGGAGAACCTAATCGGTAAAACGTCTTTTGAGTTCTTACATCCCGATGATCGGGACACCTACGAGGCCTTTCGGCGACAGGTAATGGAAAAGCAGGAGCTAGCCAGCACCACGCTACGGTTTATGACAACCACCGGAGTGTACCACTACTACGAAACATCGCTAAAACCAATATTTGACGAAAATCAACGAGTAATTCATTTTATTTCTTCTAGTCGGGATGTAACTCAAAAGGTGAAGCTAACCCAAGAAATTGAGAAGGTTCGTAAAAAAGTAGCCCAAGATTTTCACGATGAAATGGGGAATAATCTGGCTAGCATTTCGGTGCTTTCGCAAATTATTCAGAGTAAATTGGGAGTGCAGACCAATGGTATTGGCAGCTTGCTTACCAAAATTGATACGGCCTCTAAAAACCTGTTTTACGGCACCCGGGATTTTATCTGGGCAATTGACCCTAGAAACGATAATGTGCAGGAAGTATACTTTAACCTGAAGGATTTTGGTGAAGAACTCTTTGAAAATACGGGCATCTCTTTTCTGGCGAGCTTCGAGACGTGCGAAGAGCAGCAAGGACTCAACCTCCCCTCTGGCTGGAGCCACCAAATTGTGCTAATATTTAAAGAAGCACTAACTAACGCTCTGAAGTACGCCCAAGCGAACACTGTTCAGTTGGAGTTTAATGTGTGCGACGATGCCTTTGAAGCTATTTTGCAAGACGATGGAGTTGGCTTTGACCTGCACTCATCGCAACAAACATTTCGGGGAATAAAAAATATGCAGGAGCGTGCCCGTAAGATTGGCTTACATCTTGGCCTCAAATCAGCTTGCCAGCAAGGAACCAAGGTGAATCTCAGAGGAAAAATCACCCAAAATGGGGTAGAAAATTAA